From the Desulfosarcina sp. BuS5 genome, one window contains:
- the yajC gene encoding preprotein translocase subunit YajC — protein MTSIAYALGAGGGAGQGSGGFTAFIPLILMFVIFYFLLIRPQQKKQKKHQEMIGNLKKDDRVLTGGSIYGRITSVDENDITVEIANNVRVKVARGSITALVSPQQQTQAKKGEEQ, from the coding sequence TTGACAAGTATCGCATATGCACTGGGAGCGGGAGGCGGAGCAGGCCAGGGATCCGGAGGATTTACGGCATTTATCCCGCTGATTCTTATGTTTGTTATTTTCTATTTCCTGCTTATCCGGCCACAGCAGAAAAAACAGAAAAAACATCAGGAAATGATAGGCAATCTGAAAAAAGATGACAGGGTTCTCACAGGAGGCAGCATATACGGCCGTATTACCTCTGTGGATGAAAACGACATTACTGTTGAAATAGCAAATAATGTTCGCGTAAAAGTAGCTCGGGGGAGCATTACCGCACTTGTCTCCCCACAGCAGCAGACCCAGGCAAAAAAAGGAGAAGAACAATAG